GTCCGTCAATCCAACTCGTCGCGAATCCTGCTTGACATTAACCCTGGTATGCGCCCTGATCCTCATCTCCAAAGCAGGCATGGAATTCGCAATTGTGTCTCACTCCGGACAACGCTGCAGGAACGACCGGGCCGGCAACATGAGGGGCGGGCGCGACTCCGCCCCTGAGGAAGGCTGCCGGGCCTCGACCTCGTGGATGTGGACGAGGTCCGGCACTTACAGAATCGCCACTCCGGCCCGGCGCGTTACAGCCGGGACAGGCGACGTTCCTTGCACCATGCCAAGGCACTTCTATACTGCTGGGAGGAACCCGGGAGGCGTCTATGGACGAAGTAGCTCGTCTTGTGCACCAGCGTCTTGTACTCCTCTATGCCCAGGCGTCGAGGTGCCTGGAAGAGCTTCGAGCGTCAGGTCTATCCGCGCACCTGATGTCGGTGGACGGAAACCCGTTTCCTGGAGCCGACGGATGGACACGCGCTCCGTACCCCATGCCTGTCATCGACGTCAAAGCGAAGGGTTCTATCGGGTTCGATCCAGCCGGAGCCTTCTTCGTGTTCGCCGTCCCCACCGTCGAGGCCAAGGCGGCAAGCATCGACGCCCTTTTCAACTGCTTCGAGAACAGCTCGCTCCTTGGCGCCAACAGCCTCACAGACTACTGGTCCGGCCACAACGGGGCTGTCCAGTCGGTCGCTGAGGCGGCCCGTGATGGTGAAGCCGCCCTGCTGGTCATCGTGCGCTTTGGCCTGGAAATGGAAGGTCTTCCTGGACTGTTCGAGCAGGCGACCCGTATCATGGCGGGTCAGTCCCCGACGATCGTGTCACCACCGTAGCTCGAGCGTCTGGATATGTCGACCCCCTGGTGCCGAGCCCGCAGGGGGCTACAGCAGCGGCTGCTCAGCTTGCGCTCGCAGGCGCAGTTCAGCGCGGACGGTCTCGATGTCGTGTGGCACGAGGATGATGGCGCCCACAAACAGCAAGGCACACACGGCCCACGTCGATGTGCAGATGACGACAATCGCCGTCCGCAGGTCCAGCCTGACTGCGATGAGACCTGCGACCAGCGGCGAAAGTGCCGCTCCCGCACTCTCGACGAAATTCTGGATGGCAACGGACGTGCTGCGCACTTCAGGCAGGGTAACATCGCAGACTGTAGAGATGACGTTGGGCGATGCGAACGGGGTGAAGAGAGCCGAAGCGGCGAGCATCACCAGAAACGTGGTCTTCGCAACTACGGGGACGTTCATGGTGATGAAGAATAGCACGGTGCCCATGACGACGCCGACGATACTCACGATGAGACGGCCACGTGTGGTCCTGCGGAACAGGCGGTCGCCCAGCGCACCGGCGAGAGGATACCCTGCTGCCAGCACCAGAATGGCAACAATCATGGTCGAAAGGACTTCACCAGCGCTATAGCCGCGTTCCTTCTCGAGATACCGAAAGAACCAGTAGGTGATGACGTTCCAGGGAAACACTCCAAAGAACCCCTGCAGGTAGAGAAGGACCAGTGATTTCTTCCGCAGCAGCCAACCTGCGGTACGCCACTCGAAGTGGTGTTCCTGAAGCACCGCAACGTTCTGGAGCTCAGGCTCCGATCTCCCGCGTGCAGCGTCGTGCACGCCGAGAAAAATGATCGCACTGACAACGAGCCCCAGCGATCCCGTCACATAGAACACTCCTCGCCATCCGATAACGTCCTTGAGCGCCGTCGCCAGGACCATGCCGACGATGTAGCCAAATGGCGCTGAGATCTGCAGCAAACCATAGACGCGCCCCCGCACAGCGGGAGCAAAGTAGTCTGCGAGCAACGAGTAGATGCCCGGGTAGCTGGCATCATCGATACCGGTCGAAGCACGCGTGGCGACGAAGATGGGGAACGTAGGCGCCAGGGCCGACAGCCATGTGGTCGAGCCCCAGAGGAACGAGGCCAGCGCGAGCAACTTCGGCCTCGAATACCGATCGTACAGATATCCCCACACCGGGTAGAGGATGCCTCCCACAATGAGGGCACCGGTCACAACGGCACCCATCTGGGCCTCGTTGATGTGAAACGTCTCCATGATCGGCGTCGTGAGTGGCCCTATGAGGAGCATGTCGGCCTGATGAAGAAGCATGAACCCAAAAAGAGTCCCAAGCACGAACCACCGGTTTCCGCGGCTTGTTCGCATATTGCCCCTACTAGATGTCGAAGGAGGCGTCGACCCATGCCGCGCCTTCTTTGCTGCTCTTCACACAATCAAACACGAACTTGGTCCCGCGGGCGCCGTCGACGACGGTCGGAAAGATGTCCAGCGGATCCGGGGCGTGGCCCTGCTTCCTGGCCATAAGCACATTGCAGAAGCTCCTGTACAGGTTCGCAAATGCCTCGAAGTACCCTTCCGGGTGACCGGCAGGGAGGCGCGTGAAGTGCCCTGCAGCGGCCGAGAGGTATCCGCTGCCACGCGTCAGCAACTGCAGGGGGCCGCCCTTCTTCTGAAATCGGAGGACATTGGGGTTCTCCTGCTCCCACTCGATGGCGCCATCCGTCCCGTACACGCGGATACGGAGGCCGTTCTCCTTGCCGATGGCCACCTGCGACGACCAGTAGTTCCCGGACGCTCCCCCTTTGTACTTCACGAGCATGTAGGCATTGTCGTCGAGCGGACGCCCCTCGACGAACGTCTCGAGGCTGGCTGCCAGCTTTTCGATCTCCAGTCCCGTGATGAAGTGCACCAGGTTCTCGATGTGCGTGCCGATGTCGCCAACGCAACAGGACACGCCGGCATACTGCGGGTCCGTGCGCCAGACGGCCTGGCGGTTGGTGCCTGCACGTTCGATGGGGTCGGCCAGCCAGTCCTGCAGGTACTCTGCAGCCACGACGCAGAGGGTCCCGAGAGCGCCGGTCCTGACGAGGTTTCGGGCTTCGCACACCATGGGGTAGCCGGTGTAGGTATACGTCACCATGAACTCGGCCTTGTGGGCGCCGGCAAGTACGACCAGTTCCTTCGCTTCCTGCTCGGTGAACGCCATCGGCTTCTCACAAACAACGTTGATGCCCTGTTCGAGGAATGCCTTGGCTACCGCAAAGTGGATGTGGTTGGGGACCGTGATGATGACGAAGTCGATCCTGCTCTCGGCTCGCGCTCCCTCCCTGAGGGCCATGTCATAGAAATCGGCATACGCGCGGTCAGTGTCGATGCCGAGGTCCTTCGCAACCTGGACCGTCTCCGACGGGATGTCGGAGAAGCTTCCGGCAACCAGCTTCGCCTGGTTGTTCAATGCGATAGCGGCGCGGTGCACTGGGCCGATGAAAGACCCTGGTCCCCCGCCTACCTGCCCATACAGAAGGCTGGCCCCTGTGTCGTTCAGCTTGCCTTCGATCATGTCATTTCCCCCTTTCCAGACAACAGACTCACATGCCCCCGGTGGGAGGAGACCGGCTGTCGTCGGTCTAACCGGGGGCATCTGGAGTACGAGAGGGTGGCGCGGCTGTCGCAGCCGCGCCACTTGCAAAGGAGGCTGCCGGCAAACCCTGTGGACTCACCGACATACCCGGTGAACAGTCCACTCACGCAGGCCTCCCTACATCAGCCCTCCCCGCTCCATGACCTGAACCGTCTCGGCGAATGACCGTACACCGCTCGAAGCCCCTGCAGCAGTAACGCACATGGCCCCGACGGTCACCGCAAGGTGAGCACACCGGGAGGCATCCCACCCGTGCACGAGGCCCACCGTGAACCCGGCAACGAACGCATCACCTGCGCCGGTTGTGTCGACGACTGAAACGGAAGGAGCGGCAACATGCTCTATGACATCGTCCTCTGTCCGCAGAAGACAGCCCCTGTCGCCCAGCTTGATGATGACGTTCCGTGCGCCACGAGCGACAAACGACGCTGCCATCGCCTCCGGCTCAGTGACGCCGCTCAACATGGCCGCCTCGGCCTCGCTTGGCAGGAAATAGTCACAGAACGGCAAACACGGCTCGATTGACTTCATCCACCTTCCTGACGCGTCCCACGCCGTATCGAGCAGGGTTACCACCCCACATTCCCTGGCGGCTCTGAGGATCTCCGCCGTCGGCTCTCCGTCCAGGTTTGGCATGAGGAGAGATCCGGCAACGACCAGAATGTCAGCCGACCGCACGAGCTCCATGTCGACGTCTTCAGCAACAAGCGTGGCATTGGCACCGAGGCAATGGAGAAACGAATGCTCGCCGTCGGGCCCTACTAACACGACCGTAGCCGCCGTCTGCACGCCCTCTGCACGCCGCAGACCCCTGGCGTCCACCCCTTCCTGTTCCAGTGTGTGCAGGACGAAATCGCCAAGACCGTCGCGACCGATCTTCCCCAAAACGCTACAGGCCACCCCAAGTCGGGCAAGGTCGATGCCTACGTTGGTCGCGCACCCACCCGTGTGCAGCTCCAGCTGGTCAATGGGCACAAGCAGTCCGCGTCCAGGCATGCTGTTCACTGGTCTCGCAATGACATCGGCACACACAATACCTATGGTCACGACCTTGCCGCTGCTCACGACGCACTCCTGACATGCGGGCAGGTCAGCTACGAGGAGACGGCCTTCCTGCCCATGCCGTTACTGTTTCCTGCGTGTGCTGACGTCGACCGCCACGGCAATCAGCAGGACAATTCCCTTGACGACATATTGGTAGACGACGCCCAGGTTCATCAGGCTCATGCCATTGTCCAACGACGCCATGACCAGAGCACCAATGATGGCTCCGAATACCGTGCCTTCGCCACCCATCGTCGAGGTGCCGCCAATGATGCACGCCGCGATGACGTCCAGTTCCATGCCCGAGCCTGCCCCGCCCGTTGCTGCATTCAACCTGGAGGTATAGACAATACCACCGATGGCGATCGCAAGTCCCTGAAGCACGAAAATCAGGAAGTTCGTCTTCTTGACGTTGATGCCAGAGAGTTGTGCGGCGTCCTTGTTGCCGCCGATAGCGTACACGTACCGCCCGAACGTCATGTTCTGTGAGACGAAACTGAAAATGAGAACCATCGCCATGACGATGAGAATGGCGTACGGGATCCCGCGATAGAAGACCATGATGGAAAAGACCAGCGCGATGACAACAGATATGATCACTTGCTTGAACATCTGATTGCGTGGTGACGAAACCGCAAATCCATGTTTGATACGCCCTCTGCGGCTGCGCAATGCCGAGACGTTGTACAGGATAACGGCAAGGATGCCGATGAGAGCACTGAAATCGTTGAAACCGGCGCCCTTGAAGACTAGTTGAGGAAGGTACCCCTGGCCAAACTGACGGAATAGCTCACTGTTGGGGCTGATGGTGTTGCCACCGCTCACGCCAAGGATTCCACCACGCATGATGAGCTGTCCTGCCAGCGTAACAAT
This genomic interval from Coprothermobacter sp. contains the following:
- a CDS encoding MFS transporter, which produces MRTSRGNRWFVLGTLFGFMLLHQADMLLIGPLTTPIMETFHINEAQMGAVVTGALIVGGILYPVWGYLYDRYSRPKLLALASFLWGSTTWLSALAPTFPIFVATRASTGIDDASYPGIYSLLADYFAPAVRGRVYGLLQISAPFGYIVGMVLATALKDVIGWRGVFYVTGSLGLVVSAIIFLGVHDAARGRSEPELQNVAVLQEHHFEWRTAGWLLRKKSLVLLYLQGFFGVFPWNVITYWFFRYLEKERGYSAGEVLSTMIVAILVLAAGYPLAGALGDRLFRRTTRGRLIVSIVGVVMGTVLFFITMNVPVVAKTTFLVMLAASALFTPFASPNVISTVCDVTLPEVRSTSVAIQNFVESAGAALSPLVAGLIAVRLDLRTAIVVICTSTWAVCALLFVGAIILVPHDIETVRAELRLRAQAEQPLL
- a CDS encoding oxidoreductase — translated: MIEGKLNDTGASLLYGQVGGGPGSFIGPVHRAAIALNNQAKLVAGSFSDIPSETVQVAKDLGIDTDRAYADFYDMALREGARAESRIDFVIITVPNHIHFAVAKAFLEQGINVVCEKPMAFTEQEAKELVVLAGAHKAEFMVTYTYTGYPMVCEARNLVRTGALGTLCVVAAEYLQDWLADPIERAGTNRQAVWRTDPQYAGVSCCVGDIGTHIENLVHFITGLEIEKLAASLETFVEGRPLDDNAYMLVKYKGGASGNYWSSQVAIGKENGLRIRVYGTDGAIEWEQENPNVLRFQKKGGPLQLLTRGSGYLSAAAGHFTRLPAGHPEGYFEAFANLYRSFCNVLMARKQGHAPDPLDIFPTVVDGARGTKFVFDCVKSSKEGAAWVDASFDI
- a CDS encoding carbohydrate kinase — its product is MPACQECVVSSGKVVTIGIVCADVIARPVNSMPGRGLLVPIDQLELHTGGCATNVGIDLARLGVACSVLGKIGRDGLGDFVLHTLEQEGVDARGLRRAEGVQTAATVVLVGPDGEHSFLHCLGANATLVAEDVDMELVRSADILVVAGSLLMPNLDGEPTAEILRAARECGVVTLLDTAWDASGRWMKSIEPCLPFCDYFLPSEAEAAMLSGVTEPEAMAASFVARGARNVIIKLGDRGCLLRTEDDVIEHVAAPSVSVVDTTGAGDAFVAGFTVGLVHGWDASRCAHLAVTVGAMCVTAAGASSGVRSFAETVQVMERGGLM
- a CDS encoding sugar ABC transporter permease encodes the protein MENVNSKAVVQPQNSPGGNWRSRLRINVRQYTMIIALLLVWSIFTVLTKGIFISTRNLSNLFLQSATVAVIACTMVLVMVAGHIDLSAGSAVGFTGAVVATLITKAGWPTLLAIPVTLLLGLVIGVFQGYWVAYVGVPAFIVTLAGQLIMRGGILGVSGGNTISPNSELFRQFGQGYLPQLVFKGAGFNDFSALIGILAVILYNVSALRSRRGRIKHGFAVSSPRNQMFKQVIISVVIALVFSIMVFYRGIPYAILIVMAMVLIFSFVSQNMTFGRYVYAIGGNKDAAQLSGINVKKTNFLIFVLQGLAIAIGGIVYTSRLNAATGGAGSGMELDVIAACIIGGTSTMGGEGTVFGAIIGALVMASLDNGMSLMNLGVVYQYVVKGIVLLIAVAVDVSTRRKQ